Proteins from a genomic interval of Zingiber officinale cultivar Zhangliang chromosome 1B, Zo_v1.1, whole genome shotgun sequence:
- the LOC122040445 gene encoding auxin-responsive protein IAA21-like, which produces MITNPSKVKDDVDGIQGQGCLYVKVSMDGAPYLRKVDLKIYKNYKELSSALEKMFSGFTIGRCDSHGIPGREELSENHLMDLLNGSEYVITYEDKDGDWMLVGDVPWAMFTNSCRRLRIMKGSDAIGLAPRALEKCKNLKKSILSWTQ; this is translated from the exons ATGATTACAAATCCATCTAAGGTTAAAGATGATGTTGATGGAATACAGGGGCAAGGGTGTCTTTATGTGAAGGTTAGCATGGATGGAGCTCCTTATCTGAGGAAAGTTGATCTCAAAATATACAAAAACTATAAGGAACTTTCATCAGCACTTGAGAAAATGTTCAGCGGCTTCACAATTG GTCGGTGTGATTCTCATGGAATACCAGGCAGAGAGGAGTTATCTGAGAATCATTTGATGGATCTCCTGAATGGTTCTGAGTATGTCATTACTTATGAAGACAAGGATGGAGACTGGATGCTTGTCGGTGATGTGCCATGGGC GATGTTCACAAACTCATGCAGGAGGTTGAGGATCATGAAAGGTTCAGATGCTATTGGACTTG CCCCAAGGGCCCTGGAGAAATGCAAGAACCTGAAAAAGAGTATTTTATCATGGACACAATAA
- the LOC121981632 gene encoding 60S ribosomal protein L39-like — MPSHKTFRIKKKLAKKMRQNRPIPNWIRLRTDNTIRYNAKRRHWRRTKLGF; from the exons ATG CCATCACACAAGACgttccggatcaagaagaagctgGCGAAGAAGATGAGGCAGAACAGGCCAATTCCTAACTGGATCCGCCTGCGGACGGACAACACCATCAG GTACAACGCGAAGCGCAGGCATTGGCGTCGAACCAAGTTAGGGTTTTGA